A DNA window from Betta splendens chromosome 6, fBetSpl5.4, whole genome shotgun sequence contains the following coding sequences:
- the fads2 gene encoding acyl-CoA 6-desaturase, which yields MGGGGQQKEEGKSDSGKAGGVYTWEDVKTHSTKTDQWVVINRKVYNVTEWAKRHPGGFRVLYHYAGEDATEAFSAFHPDQKLVQKYMKVVQIGELAASEPSQDQDKNAAVMKDFQDLRVKAENQGLFRAQPLFFFLHLSHIILLEVLAWMMVWYWGTNWILTLLCSVMLATAQSQAGWLQHDFGHLSVFKKSRWNHLVHHFVIGHLKGASANWWNHRHFQHHAKPNVVLKDPDINMLNLFVLGEKQPVEFGIKKIKNMPYNHQHKYFFLVAPPLLIPVFFHIQIIQTMLNRRYWVDLAWFLTFYIRYFVCYVPVYGVIGATALLFFVRFMESHWFVWVTQMNHLPKEIDYERRQDWLNMQLESTCNVEQSFFNDWFTGHLNFQIEHHLFPMMPRHNYHLVAPQVEALCKKHGIPYQTKTLYQAMADIVTSLKSSGELWLDAYLHK from the exons atggGAGGGGGAGGCCAACAGAAAGAGGAGGGGAAGTCCGACAGCGGCAAGGCTGGAGGGGTTTACACCTGGGAGGACGTGAAGACCCACAGCACCAAGACCGACCAGTGGGTGGTCATCAACAGGAAAGTTTACAACGTCACCGAATGGGCCAAGAGGCACCCGGGAGGATTCCGTGTCCTGTACCACTACGCAGGAGAGGATGCCACG GAGGCGTTCAGCGCTTTTCATCCGGACCAAAAGCTTGTGCAGAAGTACATGAAGGTCGTGCAGATCGGAGAGCTGGCAGCAAGTGAGCCCAGTCAGGACCAAGACAAAAAT GCAGCGGTTATGAAGGATTTCCAGGACTTACGCGTGAAGGCTGAGAACCAGGGTCTGTTTCGAGCCCAGCCcctgttcttcttcctccacctcagtCACATCATCCTGCTGGAGGTCCTCGCGTGGATGATGGTCTGGTACTGGGGGACAAACTGGATCCTGACGCTTTTGTGTTCAGTCATGCTGGCGACTGCTCAG TCTCAGGCCGGGTGGCTGCAGCACGACTTTGGCCACCTGTCTGTGTTCAAGAAGTCCCGCTGGAATCACCTCGTGCACCACTTCGTCATTGGCCATTTGAAG GGAGCCTCTGCCAACTGGTGGAATCACCGGCATTTCCAGCACCATGCTAAACCCAACGTCGTCCTCAAGGACCCGGATATTAACATGCTGAACCTGTTTGTGCTTGGAGAGAAACAACCAGTGGAG TTTGGCATAAAAAAGATCAAAAATATGCCCTACAATCACCAGCACAAGTACTTCTTTCTTG tGGCGCCACCTCTGCTCATTCCAGTTTTCTTCCACATTCAAATTATTCAAACCATGCTCAACCGCCGCTACTGGGTG GATCTGGCCTGGTTCCTGACTTTCTATATTCGCTACTTCGTCTGTTATGTACCTGTGTATGGTGTAATTGGTGCAACTGCCCTTCTCTTCTTCGTCAG GTTTATGGAGAGTCACTGGTTTGTGTGGGTCACTCAGATGAATCACCTTCCCAAGGAAATAGACTACGAGCGGCGCCAGGACTGGCTGAACATGCAG CTGGAATCCACCTGTAATGTAGAGCAGTCCTTCTTCAACGACTGGTTCACCGGACACCTCAACTTCCAGATCGAACACCA CCTCTTCCCCATGATGCCCCGACACAACTACCACCTGGTGGCTCCGCAGGTGGAGGCGCTGTGTAAGAAACATGGCATCCCTTACCAGACCAAAACTCTGTATCAGGCCATGGCTGATATAGTCAC GTCACTGAAATCCTCAGGGGAACTCTGGCTGGATGCATATCTCCATAAATGA